Proteins from a genomic interval of Oncorhynchus nerka isolate Pitt River linkage group LG13, Oner_Uvic_2.0, whole genome shotgun sequence:
- the dusp10 gene encoding dual specificity protein phosphatase 10, producing the protein MPPSPLDDRIVVALPRPIRPQELRLCLDTSYLDTTVTSHSSKATVISTTVVKIRATNFTYMPSSNGSTRSLSCGCSSASCCSVTTYEKDSQHNQRHQQSHQSHVSQVSASSPNLSYAGPTSSSNPMGMVHHEAFSDPSLTSGSPKALGSAIRVIHPNELAKRMARCPMGHLVGPVPVIIDCRPFMEYNKSHIQGAVHINCSDKISRRRLQQGKITVLDLLSCRESSGKDSFKSIFSKEIVVYDENTMDPQRVTSSQPLHVVLDSLRREGKDPIVLKGGLSSFRQNHQSLCDHSLHLHESLDASMGVSGASGHTGVLPHSMSLPSTPDIENADLTPILPFLYLGNEHDAQDAHTLKRYNISFVLNVTTHLPLYHYDTGLFSYKRLPATDSNKQNLRQYFEEAFEFIEEAQQAGTGLLIHCQAGVSRSATIVIAYLMKHTWMTMTDAYKFVKTRRPIISPNLNFMGQLLEFEEDLNNGVTPRILTPKLIGVETMV; encoded by the exons ATGCCTCCATCTCCCCTCGACGACAGAATTGTGGTGGCGCTGCCAAGGCCGATCCGACCTCAGGAACTCCGATTGTGCCTGGACACCAGTTACCTGGACACCACCGTCACCAGCCACAGCAGCAAGGCAACGGTCATCAGCACCACGGTGGTGAAGATCCGGGCGACCAACTTCACGTATATGCCCTCATCCAACGGCTCCACGCGCTCCCTGTCGTGTGGATGCAGCAGTGCCAGCTGCTGCTCGGTCACCACCTACGAGAAGGACAGCCAGCACAACCAGCGCCACCAGCAGAGCCACCAGAGCCACGTGAGCCAGGTGAGCGCCAGCAGCCCCAACCTCAGCTATGCtggacccacctcttcctccaaCCCCATGGGCATGGTCCACCATGAGGCCTTTAGTGACCCCAGTCTCACCTCAGGCTCACCCAAGGCTCTAGGGTCCGCCATCCGGGTCATCCACCCCAATGAGCTGGCCAAGCGAATGGCCAGATGCCCCATGGGACACCTGGTCGGGCCGGTCCCGGTCATCATCGATTGCCGACCCTTCATGGAGTACAACAAGAGCCACATCCAGGGAGCGGTACACATCAACTGTTCGGACAAGATCAGCCGGCGGCGGCTGCAGCAGGGCAAGATCACAGTGTTGGACCTCCTGTCATGCCGCGAGTCTTCCGGCAAGGACTCCTTCAAAAGCATCTTCTCCAAAGAGATCGTGGTGTATGACGAAAATACCATGGATCCCCAGAGGGTGACTTCCTCGCAGCCCCTCCATGTGGTCCTGGATTCGCTGAGGAGGGAGGGCAAGGACCCCATCGTTCTCAAAG GGGGCCTCAGCTCCTTTAGACAGAACCACCAGAGCCTGTGTGaccactccctccacctccacgaGAGCCTGGACGCCAGCATGGGCGTCAGTGGGGCCTCCGGCCACACGGGGGTGCTACCTCACTCCATGTCCCTGCCCTCCACGCCGGACATCGAGAATGCCGACCTGACTCCAATTCTGCCCTTCCTCTACTTGGGCAATGAGCACGACGCGCAGGACGCCCACACGCTGAAGCGCTACAACATCAGCTTCGTGCTTAACGTTACCACCCACCTGCCGCTCTACCATTACGATACGGGTCTCTTCAGCTACAAGCGGTTGCCCGCAACTGACAGCAACAAGCAGAACCTGCGCCAGTACTTTGAGGAGGCATTTGAATTCATCG AGGAAGCACAGCAAGCAGGGACGGGCCTCTTGATCCACTGCCAGGCGGGTGTGTCTCGCTCGGCCACCATTGTCATCGCCTACCTGATGAAGCACACCTGGATGACCATGACAGACGCCTACAAGTTCGTCAAGACTCGGCGGCCCATCATTTCACCCAACCTTAACTTCATGGGCCAGCTGCTTGAGTTCGAGGAGGACTTGAACAACGGTGTCACGCCGCGCATCCTCACGCCAAAGCTCATTGGGGTGGAGACCATGGTTTAA